The window CGCGCCATTCACATCGAGACCGACGAGCGCTTCGACGCCGTGTCCCTCAGCAAAATCGTGGCGCAGGTGGCCCAGAGCGAGGGAACAGACCTGATCCTGCTGGGCGGCCAGGAGGCCGACTGGGACTCGCAGGCCCTGGGAGCCGCCAGCGCCGAGCGGCTGGGCTGGCCGCAGCTCACCTGGACCAACGAGCTGAAGGTGGAGGGCGACACCCTGAGCGGCCGCCACGACGTGGACGACGGCAACGAGGGATTCAAGGTGACGCTCCCCGCCGTGATCACCGCGCAGCAGGGCCTGAACGAGCCGCGCTACCCCACGCTGCCCAACATCATGAAGGCCAAGAAGAAGGAACTGCGCAAGGATGAGCTGGGCAGCTACGACGTGCAGCCCGCCGTGAAATACCTGGGCGCCGAGATCCAGACCCGCGCCCGCCTGAACCGGATGATCGACGGCAAGGACCCGCAGGCCGCCGCCGAACAGTTGCTCGACCTCCTGCGAAACGAAGCGAAGGTGCTGGCATGATTTTAGTCGTTGCAGAACACGCCGGGGGCAAACTCGGCAAGTCCACGCTGGAAATGGTCACCGCCGCCCGCGAGTCTGGCCGCGAGGGACCGATCACCCTGCTGGTCCTCGGTCAGGGCGTGGCGGACGTGGCCACCGAGGCCGCCGCCGTGGCCGATCAGGTGCTGGTGGGCGACCTGCCCGCGCTGGCGCAGTACAACCCCGAAGTGTGGGCCGCCGCCGTCGCCCAGATTGCCCGCGAGGGTGAGGCCAGCACCGTCCTGATCGGGGGCAGCCGTTCGGGCCGCGAATACGCCCCCAGGGTGGCGGTCAAGCTGGACGCGCCGTACCTGGAAGACGTGATCCGGCTGAGTGCCGAGGGCGACGTCCTGCAGGCCCAGCGCTACACCTTCCTGGCCCGCGTGACCGAGACGGTGCAGGCCAGTGGCCCGGTGATCGTGGCCACCGTCAAGCCCGGCAGCTTCGCCCCGGCAGCCCCGGCAGCTGCGGCAGGCGAGCAGTACGACATTGAGCTGGACCTGCCCACCTCGCGCACGGAAATCACCGGCAAGAGCGTGGAGAAGTCCAGCCGCGTGGCCCTGAGTGAAGCCGAGGTCATCGTGACCGGCGGGCGCGGCGTGGGCAGCCCTGAGAACTTCGCGCAGTACGTGGAAGGCCTGGCCGACAACATCGGCGCGGGCGTGGGCGCGACGCGGGCCGTGGTGGACGCGGGCTGGCGGCCCTACGCCGAGCAGGTGGGCCAGACCGGCAAGACCGTGCAGCCCAAGGCGTACATCGCGCTGGGCGTCAGCGGCGCGGTGCAGCACCTGTCAGGCATGGGCAAAAGCAAGAACATCATCGCCATCAACAAGGACGCCGAGGCCCCGATCTTCAAGGTGGCCGACTACGGCATCGTCGGCGACGTGAACCAGATCGTCCCGGCACTGATCGCCGCCAGCAAGAAGTAATATGGATTCCGATTGAAAGGTGTTGGAAACACCTGGAAATCCGAGCGGAGCGAGAAAGAGAAAAACGGGTTCCGGACGTGGAGTGGAGGAGCCGGCGCTCTCCCGGTTCCTACACGAAACAAACGGAATCCGTATAAGTTCTCAGCAGTCCTCGGAACGTCACCGGCCTGGCCTCCCCCTCTTCGGAATGAGGGGCGGCCAGGCCGGTTTGCCGTCTTGAACTGAAATCCCGACAGAATCCCGCCAGACGGCAGGGCGCACAGTGGGAGCGAAGGTCAGCTGTGCGACCCTCAAAGGACCGCTTCTTCTGGATCTCGTCGTCTGCCTCAAAACCTCGCTGCTGGCCGCAGGGCGTGAGCACCTGCTGGTCGGGGCAGCCTGCGCGGTCACCATCGCCTCGCTCGGCTTCGGCCTGCCGCGCAGACTGGCGCAGCGCATCACGGTGGGGGTGCTGATCGCCTTCGCACTGCTGCTGATGCTGGGCAGCGTCTATCTGAACTGTTTGGGACCGTCGCTGCTGTAGGTTTCCCCCAGCCTGCTTTGTGCCTCCCTGCCCGCTGCGCCGCGCCCCCAGCGCGTAGCATAGAGCCATGACCAAAAGCATCAACGACTTTCAGGACGATTACGGGCGCATCACCGCCTGGCCCAGCAAACGCCGCCGCGCCCACCAGATGGCGATTCTGGACTACCTGACCGGCCTGTTCGAGCCGGGCGTGTCCTACGATCAGGGGCAGGTGGAACGCATTCTGGCCGATCACAGCACCCTGGAAGACCCCTCGGTGCTGTTGACTGAACTGCTGGACAGCGAGTACCTGACCACCGCCGACGGCGCGTACTGGCGCGCGGACGGGCGGCCCGGCGTGAGCGCTGGCGCGGCCGAACCGTCCAGCGGGCCGGAGACCAGCGTCAGCAAGAATGGCTAGAGTCACCACCAAGTACGTCTGCAACTCCTGCGGCTACACCTCGGCCAAACCCTTGGGCCGCTGCCCGAACTGTCAGGCCTGGAACTCGTTTGAGGAGGAAGTGCCCACAGTCACGGGCGGCAAGGCGCGCGGCGGCGGGGCCGGGGGCTACGGCGGCGTCACGGGCGGCAAGCTCACGGCGCTGTCCACCGTCGGGCGGCGCGAGGAGCCGCGCACCTCGTCGGGCATCGCCGAGCTGGACCGGGTGCTGGGCGGCGGGCTGGTGGCCGGGGGCGTCACCCTCATCGGTGGGGAACCGGGCATCGGCAAGAGCACGCTGCTGCTGCAGGTGGCCGACAGCGTCTCAAGGGCGGGAGGCACGGTGCTGTACGTGGCCGGCGAGGAATCGCTGGAGCAGATCCGGCTGCGGGCAGACCGGCTGGGCGTCACCGCCGACATTCAGCTGACCCGCGACACCCGCGCCGAACACATCGCTGCCCTGATGAACGAACACAAACCCGCGCTGTGCATCGTGGACAGCATCCAGACCGTCACCGTGGAGGGTGAGGGGGCGCCGGGGGGCGTGGCGCAGGTGCGCGACGGCACCTCCATGCTGACCCGCGCCGCCAAGGAAACCGGCACCGCCACCGTGCTGGTGGGCCACGTCACCAAGGACGGCACCGTGGCCGGGCCGAAGGTGATGGAACACATTGTGGACACCACGGTCTTTCTGGAAACGGTGGGGGCGTTCCGGTTGCTGCGCAGCGTCAAGAACCGCTTCGGGCAGGCCGGTGAACTGGGCGTCTTCGAGATGCGCGGCGAGGGCCTGATCGCGGTGGAAAACCCCAGCGCCGCCTTCCTGGCCGAGCGCCCGGTGGGCGTGCCCGGCAGCGTGGTGGCCGCCACCGTGGACGGCCAGCGCCCCATGCTGCTGGAAGTGCAGGCGCTGGCGAGCAAGACGCCGTACCCCAATGCCCGCCGCGTGGTGGTGGGTCTCGATCCGCGCCGGGTGGACGTGGTGCTGGCCGTGCTGGAACGCCGACTGGATCTGACGTTGGGCGGGCTGGACATCTACGTGAACCTGGCGGGCGGCCTGAAAGTCCCTGATCCGGGGCTGGATCTGGCGGTGGCCCTGGCGGTCTACAGCGCCGTGGTGGGCCGCGCCCTGCCGCCCAACGTGGCGGTGTTCGGCGAGGTGGGTCTGGCCGGCGAGGTTCGCAGCACCGTGGCCTCCCAGCGCCGCGCCGAGGAAGCGGGCCGCGCCGGCTACAAACGCCTGATCGTGCCGCCGGGGCTGGACGGGCATGCGGGCGTCAAGAGCGTGGAGGAAGCGGTGGGCGTGGTGTGGCAGACGGCGAAAGCCTGAGCCCCTCCCCACCTTCCAGACGATAGGGGCCTGTGGCGGTCTTGACGGGACGCCTCCCGAACAGCCGCCACCCCTTTTGAGTTCCAAACATGCCTTGACAGGAATATTCTCGCTGTGGAATAATACGCGTATCAACAAGCCACAGGAGGTGACCAGCCCAGCCCTTGAACACCGCGACTTTTCAGGCCCTCGCTGACCCCCAGCGTTTCCAGATGGTGGAACTGCTGCGCCGGGAGCCGCTGAGCGTGGGCGAGATTGCCGCCCGCCTGCAACTGCGGCAGCCGCAGACCTCCAAGCACCTGCGGGTGCTGAGCGACGCCGGGTTGATCGACGTGCAGGCCAGCGCCAACCGCCGCATCTGCGCCCTGCGCCCCGAAGCCTTCCGGGAACTCGACGACTGGCTCGCCAGCTACCGGCAATTGTGGGAGGAACGCTTTGACCAGTTAGACGACTACCTGCACCAATTTCAGGAGCAGCCGGACAAGCCCTCGCCTGAGCCCTCGTCGTCCACAGGAGAAACCCCATGACCGATACGATACCTGCCCTGACCTCCCGCGTAGAACACGGCAAGGAACTCGTTCTGGAACGCACGTTCCGGGCTCCACCCGCGCTGGTGTTTGCGGCCTTTACCCAGGCCGAACACCTGCTGCAGTGGTGGGGGCCGCGCGGCTGGGAGGTCACGCACTGCACGGTGGATCTGCGTCCCGGCGGCAAATGGCACTACTGCATGAAGTGCGTCGATCGGGGGCAGGGCGACTTCTACGGCGTGGAATCGTGGGGCCTGGGCCTCTACGACGAGATCGAGGCGCCCGAACGGCTGGTCTACACCGACTACTTCTCGGATGCTGACGGAGAGATCAATTCCGAGATGCCTTCTTCTCAGACCATCCTGAGCTTTGAGGACGTGGCGGGCGGCACGCGCGTGGTCAGCCGGTCCGTGTACGCCACCGAGGACGCGCTGAAGACCGTCATGGAGATGGGCATGCTGCAGGGCATCACCGAAACGTGGGATCGTCTGGCCGAACATCTGGAAACCCGTGAACAGAACGCATGATACGGATTCCGCTTAATTCCTTAACCCATCGGGAAAGCGCCGCTGGGTTAATCCATACGCGAAACCCGTCTTCTTTCCTCCTCGCGTCGTCGCGGACAGACGCCCATGACTGGGACAGCCCGCAGGGAGGACGCTGCTCCTCTTCTGCGAAGCTCTGCGAGTCCCGCTCGGATTTCATCGTTTTTGCAAACGATTCAATCGGAATCCGTATGAACCCTCCAAACGTCACCCCCTGGCCCCCACCCGGCCTGTCCGCCCCGGCCCGCCGCGCCCTGGCCGGAGCGGGCATTGAGAGTGTGAGACAACTCGCGGCCCACACGGAACAGGAAGTGCTGGCCCTGCACGGTCTGGGGCCGAAGGCGATGGGGCCACTACGGGCCGCCCTGACGGAAGCAGGCCTGATCTTTGCTGGCGAGACCCCATGAACTGGACGCTAGAAGTCGTGGTGGTTCCTGTCAGCGACGTGGACCGCGCCCGCACCTTTTACGAGGCCGGGCTGGGCTTCAGGGTGGATCACGACACCCGCATGGGCGAAGCCCGGCGCATCGTGCAACTGACGCCGCCGGGTTCAGGCTGTTCCATTGTGATTGGAAAGGGGCTGACCAGCATGCACCCCGGCTCGCTTCAGGGCCTGCAACTGGTGGTCAGCGATCTGCGGGCGGCCCACGCGCAGCTGGTGCAGCGCGGCGTGGAGGTTGGCCCGGTACAGGTGATCGGCGCGCAGGGCACCCGCCCCGCCACCGATGACGACGCCCTGAACTTCGCCGGCTTCGTCTTCTTCAAGGATCCCGACGGCAATGGCTGGGCAGTGCAGCAGATTGACGCCCGGACATGATCCCTGACCCAATTCCCGAACCGCCCGCAGAACAGCAAAAACCCCTCTCCGCCGGGGAGGGGGGCCTGATCACCGTGGTGACGGTGAGGGAACGCTAGTTCAGCACGCCCGTGTCGAACACGAAGTGACCGTCCCGGTACTCCACGTTCAGCACGCTGTTGTCGGGCACATGCCCTTGCAGGATCTCGCGGGCCAGCGGCGTCTCGATCTCGCGGGCGATGGCGCGCTTGAGGGGCCGTGCGCCGAAGGCCGGGTCATAGCCGATCTCGGCCAGCTTGTCCTTGGCGGCGTCGTCCATGTGCAGGGTGACGCGGCGCTCGGCCAGCCGCCGGCGCAGCCCGTTCAGCTGAACGTCCACGATGCGGTGCAGATCGGCGGCGGTCAGCGCATCGAACACGATGATGTCGTCCACACGGTTCAGGAATTCCGGACGGAACTGGGCCTGCAACTCGCCCAGCACGGCCTCGCGAATGTCGGCGGCGCTCTCGCCACTGGCCTGCATTTCCAGAATCAGCGGGCTGCCTACGTTGCTGGTCAGGATAATCAGCGTGTTGCGGAAGTCCACCGTGCGGCCCTGCCCATCGGTCAGGCGGCCATCGTCGAGCACCTGAAGCAGCACGTTGAACACGTCCGGGTGCGCCTTCTCGATCTCATCGAGCAGCAGCACGCTGTAGGGGCGGCGGCGCACCGCTTCCGTCAACTGGCCGCCTTCCTCGTAGCCCACATAGCCGGGAGGCGCTCCGATCAGGCGGGCCACCGTGTGCTTTTCCATGTACTCGGACATGTCCAGGCGCACCATCGCGTCGCTGCTGTCGAACAGGTACTCGGCCAGCGCCTTGGCCAGCTCGGTCTTGCCCACCCCGGTCGGCCCCAGGAACATGAAGCTGCCCAGCGGACGGTTGGGATCGTTCAGCCCGGCCCGCGCCCGGCGGATGGTGTCGGCGACGCTGGTGATGGCCCGGTCTTGCCCGATCACGCGGTTATGCAGCTGGTCTTCGAGGTGCAGCAGCTTCTCGCGCTCGCCTTCCAGCAGTTTTGAAACCGGGATGCCCGTCCAGCGGCTGACCACGGCGGCGATGTCCTCCTCGGTCACTTCCATGTGGGCAAATTCCGCGCCCTTGAGCTTTTTCTCCAGATCCTGCACGTCCTTCTCCAGTTGCGGCAGCTTGCCGTACTCCAGCTCGGCGGCGCGTTGCAGATCGTAGTCGCGCTTGGCCCGCTCGATGTCGGTGCGGACGGCGTCCAGCGACTCGCGCTTCTCGCGCAGGGCCGCCACCTCGCCGCGCTCGGCCTCCCAGCGCCCGCGCACTTCAGTGAGCTCGTCGGTGATGGCCTTCAGGCTGTCCTCAATGTCCAGCAGGCGGTTCTGGCTATCCTGATCCTTCTCTCGCTTCAGGGCCTCGCGCTCGATTTCCAGCTGCAGCTTGCGGCGCTGCAGCTGGTCGATGCGTTCCGGGCTGCTTTCCAGCGCCATGCGCAACCGGGCCGCCGACTCGTCGATCAGGTCGATGGCCTTGTCCGGCAGCTGCCGGTCAGTGATGTAGCGCTCGCTGAGGGTCGCGGCGGCCACCAGCGCCGGGTCGGTGATTTCGACGTTGTGGTGCACCTGATAGCGCTCCTTGATGCCGCGCAGGATGCTGATGGTGTCCTCCACGGTCGGCTCGTCCACCATCACCGGCTGGAAGCGGCGTTCCAGGGCCGAGTCCTTCTCGATCTCGCGGTACTCGTCCAGCGTGGTCGCGCCGATCAGGTGCAGCTCACCGCGCGCCAGCGCCGGCTTGAGCATGTTGCCGGCGTCCGGGCTGCCCTCGGTCTTGCCCGCGCCGACGATGGTGTGCAGCTCGTCCACGAACAGGATGATCTCGCCGGCCGAGGCGATCACCTCGTCGATCACGCCCTTGAGGCGTTCCTCGAACTCGCCGCGGTACTTGGCCCCGGCCAGCAGGCTGCCCATCTCGAGGCTAACGATCTTCTTGTCTTTCAACCCCTCGGGCACGTCGCCGCTGACGATACGGATGGCGAGGCCCTCGGCGATGGCGGTCTTGCCCACGCCGGGTTCGCCGATCAGCACCGGGTTGTTCTTGGTGCGCCGCAGCAGGATCTGCATGGCGCGGCGGATTTCCTCGTCGCGGCCAATTACGGGATCGAATTTGCCGTCCCTGGCGCGCCCCGTCAGGTCGGTGCCGTACTTGTTCAGGGCGTCGAACTGGCTTTCACTGGATTTGTTGGTCACGGTTTTTCCTTTCCGCGCCTCGCTGATGGCGCGGTTGAGTTCAGCTTCTTTGGGCAGTTCCTTCAGCTTCGATTCGCCGCGCAACGCCAGCAGCAGCGCGTCGGCGGCCACGAAACTGTCTCCGAACTGCCCGGCAATGGTGTCGGCTTTGGTCAACGCCCGGTTCAGCGCCGGATCGAGGTAAAGCCCCTCGCCACCGCCCTGCACGCGTGGCAGCTTGCTCAGCTCGGCGTCCAGCGCCTGACGAAGCTGCTGAAGATCGCCCCCGGCCCCGGTGATGGCGCGGGCGGCGGTGTCGTTGTCGGTCAGGGTTCGCAGCACATGCGGCACCGTCAGGGTCTGGTGCCCACTCTGCTGCGCGAGCTGCTGGGCGGCATTGAGGGCCGTCGCGCTCGCCTCGGTAAAACGTTCGGGATTCAAGCGGAAACCTCCGGGAAATAGGGGAAAGAGAAATCGTTCAATCTGTTGCTATTCTAAAACTTGAGTGTGGTCATGTCAAGTTTATTGAGGATTTATTCTGGATGACAGAACACCTTCTGGAGGCAGCGCATCAGGCCTGCTGAACGCCAGATGTGCACCTCCGTCAGCCTGCCGTCATCGTGGCCGGGTAGACCCTGAAGGACTGACGGCCCTCCCCTGTTCCCTTCCCCCTTTGCGGCGTCCTGCCGTTTCCCAGGAGTTGTATGTTCCAGACCCGATCCCTGTCCGCCGCCCTGCTGGGCACCCTGGCCCTCGCCGCCGTCGCCCTGCCTGCCGCCACCGCGCAGACGGTCAAGGGCCAGAGCATCACCGTGAACCCCACCGCCCCGGCCGCGGTGACTGGCCTGACGCTGATCGACGCCGACACCAACAAGCCGGTGCCCGGTTTCGATCCGATTCAGCCCGGCGCCACCCTGGACCTGGCCCGACTGCCCGCCCGGATGAACATGCGCGCCAACGTGTCCGGCGCGGTCAAGAGCGTGTGGTTCGGGCTGGACGGCAACGGCAACTACCGCCTGCAGGGCGGGGTGCCGTACTCGCTGTGCAGTGACAACGGCGGCGACTACGAGCCCTGCCCGGCCGCCGTGTTCGCGCCCGGTGCCCACAGCCTGCTGGCCACCCCGTTCACGGCCGCCAATGGCGGCGGCACGGCCGGACTGGCCGCCTCACTGACCTACACGGTGGTCCGCAGCGCCGCCGCGCAGCCCACCCCCGCCCCGGCCCTGGCCGTAACCAGCTTTACCCTGATCAACGCCGACACCAACCAGCCGGTGCCCGGCTTTGACCCGATCCGGCCCGGCGCTCGCCTGCGCCTGTCCGCGCTGCCGTCACGGCTGAACGTGCGCGCCAACGTCGGCAGCGGCGTGCGCAGCGTGCGCTTTGCCCAGAAGGGCAGCAAGGACTA is drawn from Deinococcus radiopugnans ATCC 19172 and contains these coding sequences:
- a CDS encoding electron transfer flavoprotein subunit alpha/FixB family protein, with amino-acid sequence MILVVAEHAGGKLGKSTLEMVTAARESGREGPITLLVLGQGVADVATEAAAVADQVLVGDLPALAQYNPEVWAAAVAQIAREGEASTVLIGGSRSGREYAPRVAVKLDAPYLEDVIRLSAEGDVLQAQRYTFLARVTETVQASGPVIVATVKPGSFAPAAPAAAAGEQYDIELDLPTSRTEITGKSVEKSSRVALSEAEVIVTGGRGVGSPENFAQYVEGLADNIGAGVGATRAVVDAGWRPYAEQVGQTGKTVQPKAYIALGVSGAVQHLSGMGKSKNIIAINKDAEAPIFKVADYGIVGDVNQIVPALIAASKK
- a CDS encoding DNA-directed RNA polymerase subunit alpha C-terminal domain-containing protein encodes the protein MNPPNVTPWPPPGLSAPARRALAGAGIESVRQLAAHTEQEVLALHGLGPKAMGPLRAALTEAGLIFAGETP
- the radA gene encoding DNA repair protein RadA produces the protein MARVTTKYVCNSCGYTSAKPLGRCPNCQAWNSFEEEVPTVTGGKARGGGAGGYGGVTGGKLTALSTVGRREEPRTSSGIAELDRVLGGGLVAGGVTLIGGEPGIGKSTLLLQVADSVSRAGGTVLYVAGEESLEQIRLRADRLGVTADIQLTRDTRAEHIAALMNEHKPALCIVDSIQTVTVEGEGAPGGVAQVRDGTSMLTRAAKETGTATVLVGHVTKDGTVAGPKVMEHIVDTTVFLETVGAFRLLRSVKNRFGQAGELGVFEMRGEGLIAVENPSAAFLAERPVGVPGSVVAATVDGQRPMLLEVQALASKTPYPNARRVVVGLDPRRVDVVLAVLERRLDLTLGGLDIYVNLAGGLKVPDPGLDLAVALAVYSAVVGRALPPNVAVFGEVGLAGEVRSTVASQRRAEEAGRAGYKRLIVPPGLDGHAGVKSVEEAVGVVWQTAKA
- the clpB gene encoding ATP-dependent chaperone ClpB, encoding MNPERFTEASATALNAAQQLAQQSGHQTLTVPHVLRTLTDNDTAARAITGAGGDLQQLRQALDAELSKLPRVQGGGEGLYLDPALNRALTKADTIAGQFGDSFVAADALLLALRGESKLKELPKEAELNRAISEARKGKTVTNKSSESQFDALNKYGTDLTGRARDGKFDPVIGRDEEIRRAMQILLRRTKNNPVLIGEPGVGKTAIAEGLAIRIVSGDVPEGLKDKKIVSLEMGSLLAGAKYRGEFEERLKGVIDEVIASAGEIILFVDELHTIVGAGKTEGSPDAGNMLKPALARGELHLIGATTLDEYREIEKDSALERRFQPVMVDEPTVEDTISILRGIKERYQVHHNVEITDPALVAAATLSERYITDRQLPDKAIDLIDESAARLRMALESSPERIDQLQRRKLQLEIEREALKREKDQDSQNRLLDIEDSLKAITDELTEVRGRWEAERGEVAALREKRESLDAVRTDIERAKRDYDLQRAAELEYGKLPQLEKDVQDLEKKLKGAEFAHMEVTEEDIAAVVSRWTGIPVSKLLEGEREKLLHLEDQLHNRVIGQDRAITSVADTIRRARAGLNDPNRPLGSFMFLGPTGVGKTELAKALAEYLFDSSDAMVRLDMSEYMEKHTVARLIGAPPGYVGYEEGGQLTEAVRRRPYSVLLLDEIEKAHPDVFNVLLQVLDDGRLTDGQGRTVDFRNTLIILTSNVGSPLILEMQASGESAADIREAVLGELQAQFRPEFLNRVDDIIVFDALTAADLHRIVDVQLNGLRRRLAERRVTLHMDDAAKDKLAEIGYDPAFGARPLKRAIAREIETPLAREILQGHVPDNSVLNVEYRDGHFVFDTGVLN
- a CDS encoding DUF2087 domain-containing protein, translating into MTKSINDFQDDYGRITAWPSKRRRAHQMAILDYLTGLFEPGVSYDQGQVERILADHSTLEDPSVLLTELLDSEYLTTADGAYWRADGRPGVSAGAAEPSSGPETSVSKNG
- a CDS encoding SRPBCC domain-containing protein: MTDTIPALTSRVEHGKELVLERTFRAPPALVFAAFTQAEHLLQWWGPRGWEVTHCTVDLRPGGKWHYCMKCVDRGQGDFYGVESWGLGLYDEIEAPERLVYTDYFSDADGEINSEMPSSQTILSFEDVAGGTRVVSRSVYATEDALKTVMEMGMLQGITETWDRLAEHLETREQNA
- a CDS encoding ArsR/SmtB family transcription factor, with the translated sequence MNTATFQALADPQRFQMVELLRREPLSVGEIAARLQLRQPQTSKHLRVLSDAGLIDVQASANRRICALRPEAFRELDDWLASYRQLWEERFDQLDDYLHQFQEQPDKPSPEPSSSTGETP
- a CDS encoding electron transfer flavoprotein subunit beta/FixA family protein, which encodes MKILTLVRQVPDAEARVKVSGDRVDLDGTTLVIDGMDEYGVEEALRLREGDGNVEEIVALAVGPKKVEDALRTALAMGVDRAIHIETDERFDAVSLSKIVAQVAQSEGTDLILLGGQEADWDSQALGAASAERLGWPQLTWTNELKVEGDTLSGRHDVDDGNEGFKVTLPAVITAQQGLNEPRYPTLPNIMKAKKKELRKDELGSYDVQPAVKYLGAEIQTRARLNRMIDGKDPQAAAEQLLDLLRNEAKVLA
- a CDS encoding VOC family protein; this translates as MNWTLEVVVVPVSDVDRARTFYEAGLGFRVDHDTRMGEARRIVQLTPPGSGCSIVIGKGLTSMHPGSLQGLQLVVSDLRAAHAQLVQRGVEVGPVQVIGAQGTRPATDDDALNFAGFVFFKDPDGNGWAVQQIDART